A segment of the Xenorhabdus bovienii SS-2004 genome:
GAATGTACCCGATATTGCCGCGATGGAAACCAAGGATACCGGCCTGCCCATCCACCAGACGCAAAATGTGCTGATCCCGCGCGCTTCCCATAATTTCGATTTCTTCGCTGAGATTTGCCAGCAGATGAACGGGCGGACTTATCCGGTTGATGACAAGATGCTCAACTATACGCTGATCCAGCCTGTCGGGGTTTGTGCGCTGATTTCTCCGTGGAATGTGCCTTTCATGACTGCAACGTGGAAAGTGGCACCGTGTCTGGCGCTGGGCAATACCGCCGTGCTGAAGATGTCTGAACTTTCCCCATTGACCGCCAACCGTCTGGGCGAACTGGCGCTGGAAGCGGGTATTCCGGCTGGTGTGCTGAATGTGGTGCAGGGATATGGCAATACCGCCGGCGATGCGCTGGTAAAACATCATGATGTGCGGGCGATCTCGTTTACGGGAGGAACCGCAACTGGCCGCCGGATTATGCAAAGTGCGGGCCTGAAAAAATATTCGATGGAGCTGGGTGGCAAATCCCCTGTTCTGATCTTTGAAGATGCGGATATTGAACGTGCGCTGGATTCAGCGCTGTTCACGATTTTCTCCCTCAATGGCGAACGCTGTACCGCCGGTTCCCGTATTTTCATTCAAGAAAGTATCTACCCCGAATTCGTTAAACGCTTTGCTGAACGCGCCAATCGCCTGCGTGTAGGCGATCCACAAGATCCGAATACTCAGGTCGGTAGCTTAATCAGTCAGTCGCACTGGGAAAAAGTCTCCGGCTATATTCGTCTCGGTATTGAAGAAGGAGCAACGCTGCTGGCCGGCGGCTCTGATAAGCCCGCCGATCTGCCTGATCATCTGAAAAAGGGTCATTTTCTGCGGCCAACCGTGCTGGCAGATGTGAATAACCGGATGCGCGTGGCACAGGAAGAGATCTTCGGCCCCGTTGCCTGTCTGCTGCCTTTTAAAAGTGAAGAGGACGGCCTGCGCATGGCCAATGATGTGGAATACGGTCTGGCGTCTTATATCTGGACGCAGGATGTCAGCAAAGTTCTGCGTCTGGCACGTAGCATTGAGGCCGGCATGGTGTTCGTCAATTCCCAGAATGTTCGCGATCTACGCCAGCCGTTCGGCGGTGTGAAAGCCTCCGGTACAGGACGCGAAGGCGGGGAATACAGTCTTGAAGTGTTTGCCGAAGTGAAAAACGTCTGTATCTCAATGGGAGATCATCCCATTCCTCGTTGGGGAGTGTAATTGATCCCAGCGTTAACCACGGTTCATCGTCCTGATATCAAGTGAGGATTTATGGGAAAGTTAGCGTTAGCCGCGAAAATTACACATGTACCCTCGATGTATTTATCTGAAATGCCGGGTAAACATCATGGCTGCCGGCAGGGGGCGATTGATGGTCACAAAGAGATAAGCCGCCGTTGCCATGAAATGGGCGTCGATACGATCATCGTGTTCGATACCCACTGGCTGGTCAACAGTGCCTATCATATCAACTGTGCCGGACACTTTTCCGGCATTTATACCAGTAATGAGTTACCGCAT
Coding sequences within it:
- the hpaE gene encoding 5-carboxymethyl-2-hydroxymuconate semialdehyde dehydrogenase; amino-acid sequence: MTTINHWINGKNVASNTYFETTNPATGEVLAQVASGGQTEIDQAVAAAKDAFPKWADTPMKERARLMRRLGELIDQNVPDIAAMETKDTGLPIHQTQNVLIPRASHNFDFFAEICQQMNGRTYPVDDKMLNYTLIQPVGVCALISPWNVPFMTATWKVAPCLALGNTAVLKMSELSPLTANRLGELALEAGIPAGVLNVVQGYGNTAGDALVKHHDVRAISFTGGTATGRRIMQSAGLKKYSMELGGKSPVLIFEDADIERALDSALFTIFSLNGERCTAGSRIFIQESIYPEFVKRFAERANRLRVGDPQDPNTQVGSLISQSHWEKVSGYIRLGIEEGATLLAGGSDKPADLPDHLKKGHFLRPTVLADVNNRMRVAQEEIFGPVACLLPFKSEEDGLRMANDVEYGLASYIWTQDVSKVLRLARSIEAGMVFVNSQNVRDLRQPFGGVKASGTGREGGEYSLEVFAEVKNVCISMGDHPIPRWGV